Proteins encoded by one window of Polaribacter haliotis:
- a CDS encoding alpha/beta hydrolase, with amino-acid sequence MTLTDFNPIIETIEEAYEIPHLNATRRISALLPHNYYETDKHYPVLYLQDGQNLFNPMAQYGDWAIDKSLTKLAEQGLADIIIIAINHGEEERISEYLPYYHPRFGEGKGNFYIEFMIEKLLPYVNKKYRTLTDFENTGIGGSSMGGLISLYAGLSAPRIFGKLMIFSPSLWISKKIFDNTKSFMPLEEAKIYLYSGGKESKEHLPNALKLGGIIKEKMIKGYHIDFHFSINQEGNHSEVHWRKEFPKAIKWLFNEK; translated from the coding sequence ATGACATTGACGGATTTTAATCCCATTATAGAGACGATTGAAGAAGCTTATGAAATTCCGCATTTAAACGCGACCAGAAGAATTTCGGCATTATTACCTCACAATTACTACGAAACAGATAAACATTATCCTGTATTATATTTACAAGATGGACAGAATTTATTTAATCCAATGGCGCAATATGGAGATTGGGCAATAGACAAATCTTTGACGAAATTGGCAGAACAAGGTTTGGCAGATATTATTATTATCGCCATTAACCATGGAGAAGAAGAAAGAATTTCGGAATATCTACCTTATTATCATCCACGTTTTGGAGAAGGCAAAGGAAATTTTTATATCGAATTTATGATTGAAAAATTACTGCCTTATGTAAATAAAAAATACAGAACATTAACCGATTTCGAAAATACTGGAATTGGTGGAAGTTCTATGGGTGGTTTAATTAGTTTATATGCAGGTTTATCTGCCCCAAGAATTTTTGGTAAACTAATGATTTTCTCTCCAAGCTTATGGATTTCCAAGAAAATATTCGACAATACAAAAAGTTTTATGCCTTTAGAAGAAGCTAAAATATATTTATATTCTGGTGGAAAAGAAAGCAAAGAACATCTACCAAATGCATTAAAATTAGGTGGAATTATTAAAGAAAAAATGATTAAAGGATATCATATCGATTTTCATTTTTCAATAAATCAAGAAGGAAATCATTCCGAAGTTCATTGGCGCAAAGAATTCCCAAAGGCTATCAAATGGCTTTTCAACGAAAAATAA
- a CDS encoding winged helix-turn-helix transcriptional regulator, with translation MKQIERRSDCPISLSLDIFGDKWTLLILRDFIFFNNRHFNELVTVEKISTNILTDRLNRLLENDIVKKEVDRNNKSSYLYSLTEKGIELIPIVIEIYKWGANNIDGNNANSEFKNEVNSNFNKVTSEIVDRIKTTHNMRI, from the coding sequence ATGAAACAGATTGAAAGAAGGTCGGACTGTCCAATTAGCTTATCGCTTGACATTTTTGGAGACAAATGGACTTTACTAATTTTAAGAGATTTTATTTTCTTTAACAACAGACACTTTAACGAGTTAGTAACAGTTGAAAAAATATCTACAAATATTCTTACTGACAGATTAAATCGACTACTTGAAAATGATATTGTAAAAAAAGAAGTTGATAGGAATAATAAATCTTCATATCTGTATTCGTTAACAGAAAAAGGAATTGAATTAATTCCGATAGTTATTGAAATTTATAAATGGGGAGCAAACAATATTGACGGAAATAATGCTAATAGTGAATTTAAAAATGAAGTGAATTCTAATTTTAATAAAGTGACATCGGAAATAGTTGACCGAATAAAAACTACCCACAACATGCGTATATAA
- a CDS encoding site-specific integrase — translation MASIKLILKKDKIDKSGKAPLYLRVIKDRKTKFISLSLKLEPNEWDEEKQKVKKNHSNSTRLNKYISQKVADAQGQIADLETKNQSTSARKLKEAIKGKPLVNFFEYAYNRCEKQKDTLALSTYNNYKNYLKKFEKFIGHKELMFDDITVTTLKDYAGYCSTTLGNNNTTINFSLKILNLMFKEAQREDLIPLNHFPFSKFKVKKAKSTKRFLTTEQLEAFIKLEVSDKAKAQIIKDMFLFSVFSGGLRFGDIIELKWNNYNAKTHKITKTIRKTNRQHSIRIGQVAIDILEKYKTENVNQNDIIFPFANIDSDYFTDREQRAKVVRQAIALSNMYLTKMGKILELPFSLTFHISRHTFATRALNNGMRIEHVSKLMDHSDIGITQVYAKIISSELDNAVDKYIN, via the coding sequence ATGGCTTCAATTAAATTAATTTTAAAAAAAGATAAGATTGATAAATCTGGTAAAGCACCTCTTTATCTTAGAGTAATAAAAGACCGAAAAACTAAATTTATTTCTTTAAGCTTAAAATTAGAGCCTAACGAATGGGATGAAGAAAAGCAAAAAGTAAAGAAAAATCATAGTAATTCTACACGACTAAATAAATACATCTCTCAAAAGGTTGCAGATGCTCAGGGGCAAATAGCAGATTTAGAAACTAAAAATCAATCAACATCGGCAAGAAAATTAAAAGAAGCTATCAAAGGTAAACCTTTAGTTAATTTCTTTGAGTATGCATACAACCGATGCGAAAAACAAAAAGACACTTTAGCACTATCAACATATAACAACTATAAAAACTACTTGAAAAAGTTTGAAAAGTTTATAGGTCATAAAGAGTTAATGTTCGATGATATTACGGTTACGACATTAAAAGATTATGCAGGTTACTGTAGCACCACTTTAGGTAACAATAACACGACGATAAACTTTTCTTTAAAGATTCTTAACCTAATGTTTAAAGAAGCGCAGAGAGAGGATTTAATACCGTTAAATCATTTTCCTTTTAGTAAGTTTAAAGTCAAGAAAGCAAAAAGCACAAAACGTTTTTTAACTACCGAACAGTTAGAAGCTTTTATTAAATTAGAGGTTTCAGATAAAGCAAAGGCACAAATTATAAAAGATATGTTTCTGTTTTCTGTCTTTTCAGGAGGTTTAAGGTTTGGCGATATAATAGAATTAAAGTGGAATAATTACAATGCTAAAACGCATAAAATAACTAAGACAATACGCAAAACAAACAGACAGCATAGTATTAGAATTGGTCAAGTTGCAATTGATATTTTAGAAAAATATAAAACTGAAAATGTAAATCAAAATGATATAATATTTCCTTTCGCAAATATTGATAGCGATTATTTTACAGACCGAGAACAAAGAGCAAAAGTAGTAAGACAAGCAATAGCATTAAGCAATATGTATTTAACTAAAATGGGTAAAATTTTAGAGCTACCATTTTCTTTAACCTTTCATATTAGTAGACATACATTTGCTACCAGAGCATTAAATAATGGTATGAGAATAGAACACGTATCTAAATTAATGGATCATTCCGATATTGGAATAACACAAGTATATGCAAAAATTATAAGTAGTGAATTAGATAATGCAGTAGATAAATACATCAATTAA
- a CDS encoding helix-turn-helix domain-containing protein, whose protein sequence is MEAVILTAEQYNNLVSRLDKLNSTIESNQKPSKETFLDNQEFIQLMHISKRTAQTWRDEGKISFSQIGSKIYYKMKDVEVLLDKNYNKAFKSKR, encoded by the coding sequence ATGGAAGCAGTAATTTTAACAGCAGAACAGTACAACAATTTAGTATCAAGGTTAGACAAATTAAACTCTACAATAGAGTCTAATCAAAAACCATCAAAAGAAACTTTTCTCGACAATCAAGAGTTTATCCAGCTAATGCATATTAGTAAAAGAACAGCTCAAACTTGGAGAGATGAAGGTAAAATATCATTTTCTCAAATTGGTAGTAAAATCTACTACAAGATGAAAGATGTAGAAGTCTTACTAGATAAAAACTACAATAAAGCCTTTAAAAGTAAAAGGTAG